A window from Pseudomonas alloputida encodes these proteins:
- the peaD gene encoding quinohemoprotein amine dehydrogenase subunit beta yields the protein MKAGRCAPLALTIAAMACAGQAQADDTGPALKAGHEYMIVTNYPNNLHVVDVAIDTVYKSCRMPDKFGPGTAMMAPDNRTAYVLNNHYGDIYGIDLDTCKNTFHANLSSVAGEVGRSIYSFAISPDGKEVYATVNPTQRLNDHYVVKPPRLEVFSTADGLQAKPVRTFPMPRQVYLMRASDDGSLYVAGPDIYKMDVKTGKYSVALPLRNWNRKGYSAPDVLYFWPHQSPRHEFTMLYTIARFKDDKQDPATAEPLYGYLSIDLKTGKTHTQEFADLTELYFTGLRSPKDPNQIYGVLNRLAKYDIKQRKLIKAANLEHTYYCVTFDKKGDKLYLGGTFNDLAVFNPDTLEKVKNIKLPGGDMSTTTPQVFVR from the coding sequence ATGAAAGCTGGACGCTGCGCGCCATTGGCGCTCACCATCGCCGCCATGGCTTGCGCCGGGCAGGCACAGGCCGACGACACTGGCCCGGCACTCAAGGCTGGCCACGAATACATGATCGTGACCAACTACCCGAACAACCTGCATGTGGTCGATGTGGCCATTGACACGGTCTACAAGAGCTGCCGGATGCCCGACAAGTTCGGCCCTGGCACCGCAATGATGGCGCCGGACAACCGCACCGCCTACGTGCTCAACAACCATTACGGCGACATTTACGGCATCGACCTGGACACCTGCAAGAACACCTTCCACGCCAACCTGTCCAGCGTAGCCGGTGAAGTCGGCCGGTCGATCTATTCGTTCGCCATCAGCCCAGACGGCAAAGAGGTGTATGCCACGGTCAACCCGACCCAGAGGCTGAACGACCATTACGTGGTCAAACCACCGCGGCTGGAGGTGTTCAGCACCGCTGATGGCCTTCAGGCCAAACCCGTACGCACCTTCCCGATGCCGCGCCAGGTGTACCTGATGCGCGCCTCCGACGATGGCAGCCTGTACGTTGCCGGGCCGGACATTTACAAGATGGACGTGAAGACCGGCAAATACTCGGTAGCCCTGCCGCTGCGCAACTGGAACCGCAAAGGCTACAGCGCCCCGGACGTGCTGTACTTCTGGCCGCACCAGAGCCCGCGCCATGAGTTCACCATGCTGTACACCATTGCCAGGTTCAAGGATGACAAGCAGGACCCGGCCACCGCCGAACCGCTGTATGGCTACCTGAGCATCGACCTGAAGACCGGCAAGACCCACACCCAGGAGTTCGCCGACCTGACCGAGCTGTACTTCACCGGCCTGCGCTCGCCCAAAGACCCGAACCAGATCTACGGCGTGCTCAACCGCCTGGCCAAGTACGACATCAAACAGCGCAAGCTGATCAAGGCGGCTAATCTGGAGCACACCTACTACTGCGTGACGTTCGACAAGAAGGGCGACAAGCTTTACCTGGGCGGCACCTTCAACGACCTGGCGGTGTTCAACCCGGATACGCTGGAAAAGGTGAAGAACATCAAGTTGCCGGGTGGTGACATGTCTACCACGACGCCGCAGGTGTTCGTTCGCTAA